In Sorghum bicolor cultivar BTx623 chromosome 10, Sorghum_bicolor_NCBIv3, whole genome shotgun sequence, one genomic interval encodes:
- the LOC8061580 gene encoding uncharacterized protein LOC8061580, which translates to MLAKFRPLMATAAKARAPPAVTASTAAAAAVEREEHVHYKHTDACHQLRWTAKESYEYMYARPWSRVVDFYAELVRAGAGAAGLAKLFGKDEKDYTLFTAGENYLTPSEKTTVTTSSKDRGGRWERVTFKVVISYHGGSFDGWQKQPGLNTVQGLVEKHLGQFVDERKAKQLEARSLPIEGCAVVAGRTDKGVTALQQVCSFYTWRKDVKSGDIKDAINEAAPDKLKPLHVSEVPREFHPNFSAKWRRYMYIFPLDEDANLILGEAHSSKILENSEHNIKPQSFDVAKVDKILKTLAGKTLSYKMFARDTQASRSVGPPTECFMFHSRAAVAKLHYANEDYKEGMMVMCVELVANRFLRKMVRVLVATAIREAAAGAGDDALLNLMEATDRRATAPPAPPEGLCLIDVGYEDFTKQRCFIVD; encoded by the exons ATGCTCGCCAAGTTCCGTCCCCtcatggcgacggcggcgaagGCAAGGGCGCCGCCGGCCGTGACGGCTTCcacagcggcggcggcagcggtggAGCGGGAGGAGCACGTGCACTACAAGCACACTGATGCGTGCCACCAACTCCGGTGGACAGCCAA GGAAAGCTATGAGTACATGTACGCGCGGCCGTGGAGCAGGGTGGTCGACTTTTATGCCGAGCTCgtgcgcgccggcgccggcgccgcgggTCTCGCCAAGCTATTTGGGAAAGATGAG AAAGACTACACCCTTTTTACTGCTGGAGAAAATTATCTAACACCGTCAGAAAAAACAACGGTAACTACTTCCTCCAAAGACCGTGGAGGAAGATGGGAAAGAGTAACATTTAAAGTTGTTATTTCGTACCATGGGGGTTCATTTGATGGTTGGCAGAAACAGCCTGGCCTCAATACTGTTCAAGG GTTAGTGGAGAAACATCTTGGACAGTTTGTTGATGAGCGAAAAGCTAAACAGCTTGAAGCAAGATCTTTGCCAATAGAAGGCTGTGCAGTTGTTGCTGGGCGCACTGACAAAGGGGTGACTGCTCTTCAGCAAGTTTGCTCATTTT atacaTGGAGAAAGGATGTCAAATCGGGAGATATAAAAGATGCAATAAATGAGGCTGCTCCAGATAAACTAAAACCTTTGCATGTGTCAGAG GTTCCACGTGAGTTTCATCCTAATTTTTCAGCAAAATGGAGGAGGTACATGTATATTTTTCCTCTCGATGAGGATGCTAACTTGATCTTAGGGGAAGCACATTCCTCAAAAATACTAGAGAATTCTGAACACAACATAAAACCTCAAAGCTTTGATGTGGCTAAGGTTGACAAAATTCTTAAAACACTTGCTGGAAAGACATTGTCCTACAAGATGTTTGCACGTGATACGCAAGCTTCACGAAGTGT TGGGCCACCTACAGAATGTTTCATGTTCCATTCCCGAGCTGCAGTGGCCAAACTACATTATGCTAATGAG GATTACAAAGAAGGTATGATGGTCATGTGCGTTGAGCTAGTTGCGAACAGGTTTCTGCGCAAG ATGGTCAGGGTTCTTGTTGCCACTGCCATAAGAGAggctgctgctggtgctggtgaCGATGCTTTGCTGAACCTAATGGAAGCCACTGATAGGCGTGCCACAGCACCTCCAGCACCGCCAGAAGGCCTCTGCCTCATAGATGTTGGTTACGAAGATTTTACTAAACAGAGGTGCTTCATAGTTGATTAA
- the LOC8061579 gene encoding SKP1-like protein 1A has translation MAAAAGSGGGSSSSSSGEEKTIVLVSSDIRARFEVREAAALLSKTVRRMIDEAGADASGDDGILLPEVDAKTLAKVLEYCNKHAPAGSSSSAAEEDLERFDREFMHVDLGTLYSLTTASSYLKIEGLLNLTCKTIADMIKGKTPEQIRKMFGMTNELTTEEEDEVRRENTWAF, from the coding sequence ATGGCTGCCGCAGCGGGTtctggcggcggcagcagcagcagcagcagcggggaGGAGAAGACGATCGTGCTCGTCAGCTCCGACATCAGAGCGCGCTTCGAGGTGAGGGAGGCGGCGGCGTTGCTGTCGAAGACCGTGCGCCGCATGATCGACGAGGCCGGAGCCGACGCTAGCGGCGACGACGGCATCCTGCTCCCCGAAGTCGACGCGAAGACCCTCGCCAAGGTGCTCGAGTACTGCAACAAGCACGCCCCCGCGGGCTCGAGCTCTTCCGCGGCGGAGGAGGACCTAGAGCGCTTCGACAGGGAGTTCATGCACGTCGACTTGGGCACGCTCTACTCGCTCACCACGGCCTCTAGTTACCTCAAGATCGAGGGCCTGCTGAACCTCACCTGCAAGACCATCGCCGACATGATCAAGGGCAAGACGCCGGAGCAGATCAGAAAGATGTTCGGGATGACGAACGAATTGACAACCGAGGAGGAGGATGAGGTGCGCCGCGAGAATACCTGGGCCTTCTAG
- the LOC8069384 gene encoding GDSL esterase/lipase At3g14820, with protein sequence MASSSPLACCMGRNGGGYARCQQVVLLLLALAVVVLLPPSAAVHGSGGGESGGFEDISAIFMFGDSIVDPGNNNHRLTEARANFPPYGQDFPGGVATGRFSNGLVPGDLLASKLGVKELLPPYLADDLQPNDLLTGVAFASGGSGYDPLTSTLSTARSSAEQLELFHDYKEKVAAIVGEEKMTHIISKAIFFTIMGANDIVNNYFAVPLRRHEYDLPSYMDFLVSSAINFTMTLNNMGAKKIGIVGVPPLGCCPSQIILGGSPSRECEPQRNQASILFNLKISKEIDRLNAEWNGYGSKFVYIDIYYNLLDLIQNPAFYGFKEVKEGCCGSTVLSAAVFIAYHNACPNVIDYIFWDGFHPTEKAYNIVVDKLIQQNRKYLV encoded by the exons ATGGCGTCGTCGTCTCCTCTGGCCTGCTGCATGGGTCGCAATGGCGGCGGCTATGCTCGCTGCCAGCAGGTCGTCCTGCTGCTCCTGGCGCTGGCGGTGGTGGTGCTTCTGCCGCCGTCGGCGGCAGTCCATGGATCAGGCGGCGGCGAATCCGGTGGGTTTGAGGACATCTCGGCCATCTTCATGTTCGGCGACTCCATCGTCGATCCTGGCAACAACAACCACCGGCTGACGGAGGCGAGGGCCAACTTCCCTCCGTACGGGCAGGACTTTCCCGGCGGGGTTGCCACCGGGAGGTTCTCCAATGGTCTTGTCCCCGGAGACCTACTAG CTTCTAAGTTGGGTGTTAAGGAACTTTTGCCTCCTTACCTTGCTGATGACCTTCAACCAAATGACCTACTCACCGGTGTGGCCTTTGCTTCTGGAGGCAGTGGATATGATCCACTTACATCTACGCTCTCG ACTGCCAGATCGAGTGCGGAGCAACTTGAATTATTCCATGACTACAAGGAGAAAGTAGCAGCTATTGTTGGAGAGGAGAAGATGACACATATTATCTCTAAAGCCATCTTCTTTACAATCATGGGGGCCAATGATATTGTAAATAACTATTTTGCAGTTCCTTTAAGACGCCATGAATATGATCTTCCTTCTTATATGGACTTTCTAGTCTCTTCGGCTATCAACTTCACAATG ACTCTAAACAATATGGGAGCTAAGAAAATTGGAATTGTTGGTGTTCCACCATTAGGCTGTTGTCCTTCACAAATAATACTTGGAGGAAGTCCATCAAGAGAATGTGAGCCACAAAGGAATCAAGCATCAATATTATTTAATTTAAAGATCTCAAAGGAAATAGATCGACTAAATGCAGAATGGAATGGTTATGGGTCAAAGTTTGTTTATATTGATATATACTACAATTTACTTGACCTCATTCAAAATCCAGCTTTTTATG GTTTCAAGGAGGTCAAAGAAGGTTGTTGTGGTAGCACAGTGTTAAGTGCTGCCGTATTCATTGCATATCACAATGCATGTCCAAATGTAATCGATTATATTTTCTGGGACGGTTTCCATCCTACCGAGAAGGCCTACAACATTGTAGTCGACAAGCTCATCCAACAGAATAGGAAGTACCTAGTGTGA